One segment of Bacillus alkalisoli DNA contains the following:
- a CDS encoding S1C family serine protease, giving the protein MKAKWIFSILTTIIIVVAGVYSYQWIKKNVPKQLALPSSLYVPIEDRSNETVPQQLKEIIYESQKLVVKIELPDGSYGSGFLYNDKGDIITNAHVVPNVKEVKVNTADSRELTGEVIGISVDTDVAVVRVPELEGIVPMRIAKSRKAELGDEVIALGSPLGLQNTVTTGIVSGLGRSFNIDAFRYDDMYQISAPIAPGNSGGPLIDSRTGEVIGINSAILEQGVIGFSIPIINVLPLVDTWIQTPMKSLPRIGVNMPGNNSGSSTTNEDIATYIVHYFFESINYRDYVTAYSLLGSDLQSSKSYEDLRKEYIDLVNIEVNAMFPETKGRNVEVIATTTVGQRDEGGLSTRQYKVTFELGQENDQTKILSMKQERID; this is encoded by the coding sequence ATGAAAGCAAAATGGATCTTTAGTATCCTAACAACTATTATAATTGTTGTAGCCGGCGTTTACTCTTACCAATGGATTAAAAAAAACGTGCCAAAACAGCTTGCATTGCCTTCTAGCTTATATGTACCAATAGAAGACAGAAGTAATGAAACGGTGCCTCAACAATTAAAAGAAATAATATATGAATCTCAAAAACTTGTAGTAAAAATAGAACTACCTGATGGCTCATACGGCTCTGGTTTTTTATATAACGACAAAGGGGATATCATTACGAATGCCCACGTCGTTCCGAATGTAAAAGAAGTGAAAGTGAATACGGCAGATTCAAGAGAATTAACAGGTGAAGTAATTGGTATTAGCGTCGATACAGATGTGGCAGTAGTTCGCGTTCCAGAATTAGAAGGAATAGTACCGATGAGAATCGCTAAATCAAGAAAAGCAGAACTTGGAGACGAAGTAATTGCACTTGGAAGTCCGCTAGGTTTACAAAATACGGTGACAACCGGCATCGTAAGTGGACTTGGACGCTCGTTTAATATTGATGCCTTTCGTTATGACGACATGTATCAAATCTCAGCACCAATCGCTCCTGGTAATAGTGGCGGTCCACTAATTGATAGTAGAACCGGAGAAGTAATAGGTATTAACTCCGCTATTTTAGAACAAGGTGTAATCGGATTTAGTATTCCTATTATAAATGTCTTACCACTTGTTGACACATGGATTCAAACACCGATGAAGTCCTTACCTCGTATTGGAGTGAATATGCCTGGCAACAACTCAGGAAGCAGTACGACGAACGAGGACATTGCAACATATATCGTTCATTATTTTTTCGAAAGTATTAATTATCGAGACTATGTGACAGCATATTCTTTACTCGGTAGTGACCTACAATCTTCCAAATCATATGAAGACTTACGTAAAGAATATATAGACTTAGTAAATATTGAAGTCAACGCTATGTTCCCAGAAACAAAAGGGAGAAACGTTGAAGTGATAGCGACAACGACTGTCGGGCAACGAGATGAAGGTGGGCTATCGACAAGGCAATACAAAGTCACTTTTGAGCTCGGTCAAGAAAACGACCAAACAAAAATACTTTCTATGAAACAAGAAAGAATAGATTAA
- a CDS encoding EAL domain-containing protein → MNCIDCGVPNLIETHGTLFVIFEKKDNMETARIPHSEYTYHSLNELTNFIEELVATLPETDSEKLLVKTLDMPSYEEVHIFHELLANQDLIRIMRDGSFKTFFQPIVDLQSEKNAIFAYECLLRPIKGGEFLPPYPLFEFARNANLHNFLDQKARESSIISSSQKLNEDVKVFINFLPSSIYNPEFCLRHTFQIVKKYNVSPENLVFEVVESEKIKDLGHLQNIFRTYKNSGMKVALDDVGAGYSTLEVLEALRPDYVKIDRDYISFCDKDVEKQMFLQNVMGISRRLNLKVLAEGIERKEELVFCRELGIHYAQGYYIGKPSEEPMKEEDLTI, encoded by the coding sequence ATGAACTGTATAGATTGTGGGGTTCCTAATTTAATAGAAACACATGGTACTCTTTTTGTAATATTTGAGAAAAAGGATAATATGGAGACAGCTCGTATCCCACATAGTGAATACACATATCACTCATTAAACGAACTAACTAATTTCATTGAAGAGCTCGTAGCTACGTTACCCGAAACTGATTCAGAAAAACTATTAGTTAAAACTTTGGATATGCCATCCTATGAAGAGGTACATATATTTCATGAATTGTTGGCTAACCAGGACTTGATTCGAATTATGAGAGATGGCTCCTTTAAGACATTTTTCCAACCAATCGTTGATTTACAGTCAGAAAAGAACGCTATTTTTGCCTATGAATGTTTATTAAGACCGATTAAAGGTGGAGAGTTTTTGCCACCATATCCGTTATTTGAATTTGCTAGAAACGCCAATCTACACAATTTTTTAGATCAAAAGGCCCGTGAAAGTTCTATTATTTCAAGTAGCCAAAAGCTTAATGAAGATGTGAAGGTATTTATTAATTTCTTACCTTCGTCCATTTATAATCCTGAATTTTGTTTGCGTCATACTTTTCAAATTGTGAAGAAATATAATGTTTCACCAGAGAACTTAGTGTTTGAAGTAGTAGAGTCTGAGAAAATTAAAGATTTAGGACATCTACAAAATATATTCCGAACTTATAAAAATTCGGGCATGAAAGTTGCCCTTGACGATGTTGGTGCTGGTTATTCAACATTGGAAGTATTAGAGGCATTGAGGCCAGACTATGTGAAAATTGATAGAGACTATATTTCTTTTTGTGATAAGGATGTCGAGAAGCAAATGTTCCTGCAAAATGTAATGGGTATTTCTCGAAGATTAAATTTAAAAGTGTTAGCTGAAGGAATTGAGAGAAAAGAAGAGTTAGTGTTTTGTAGAGAATTGGGCATCCATTATGCACAAGGATATTATATTGGTAAGCCTTCGGAGGAACCGATGAAAGAAGAAGATTTGACGATTTGA
- a CDS encoding ATP-binding protein — protein MLAEKLLLHVLIILAPVLIYYIVSDNNRFGKSPFFIGTLQGIAASLCLLFAHHEYGLYWDLRYIPLVLAILYGGPKAGLMVLGSILATRTYLGGEALAFGYISGILAASVPFLFVGIFQKIQSKKKRIEAAVLFGLWPNLIMLSVLIVYLLSHDIYEMKLDGNIEVLIYIISFGVIQVIGVGFASMLLESAIEREKMKEEIRRAEKLNTLGELAASIAHEVRNPLTVVKGFLQLMQKQEKGQNFQYLSLVLTELGRAEAIINDYLNFAKPEFKKIEKFYLYELITDVLLLINPLAMTKGVQIDQYLEKNIIIETDKNQLKQALVNIVKNAIEATPQDGRVSVNLHLRDNQVCLTIKDTGKGMTSEQLSRIGSLFYSTKEKGTGLGTMVSIRIIETMNGKINYASKIDEGTEVTILLPVAKLDSQLEEEKQVG, from the coding sequence ATGCTAGCAGAGAAATTACTATTACATGTGTTAATTATATTAGCTCCAGTACTTATATACTATATTGTTTCAGATAATAACCGTTTTGGGAAGTCTCCTTTTTTCATTGGTACGTTACAAGGGATAGCGGCCAGTCTATGTCTACTTTTTGCACATCACGAGTACGGACTTTATTGGGACCTTCGTTATATCCCGCTAGTTTTGGCCATTTTATATGGAGGGCCAAAAGCAGGGCTGATGGTTCTAGGTAGCATTTTAGCCACACGTACATATCTTGGTGGAGAGGCGCTTGCGTTTGGTTACATCAGTGGAATATTAGCGGCTTCGGTACCGTTTTTATTTGTCGGGATATTCCAAAAAATACAATCAAAGAAAAAAAGAATAGAAGCAGCAGTACTTTTTGGACTTTGGCCAAATCTGATTATGCTTTCCGTATTAATCGTATATTTACTTTCTCACGACATTTATGAAATGAAGCTAGATGGAAATATTGAGGTGTTAATATACATTATCTCTTTCGGTGTCATTCAAGTGATAGGTGTTGGCTTTGCCTCCATGCTCTTAGAAAGTGCGATTGAACGGGAGAAAATGAAAGAAGAAATTAGAAGAGCAGAAAAATTAAACACATTAGGCGAATTAGCAGCATCCATTGCTCACGAAGTGCGTAATCCGTTAACCGTTGTAAAAGGTTTCCTGCAATTAATGCAAAAACAAGAAAAAGGCCAAAACTTTCAATACCTCTCTTTAGTTTTAACGGAACTAGGAAGAGCCGAAGCGATTATCAATGACTATTTAAACTTTGCTAAACCTGAGTTTAAAAAGATTGAAAAATTTTATCTTTACGAACTAATAACGGACGTTTTACTATTGATCAACCCATTAGCGATGACAAAAGGGGTTCAAATTGATCAATATTTAGAAAAAAATATTATCATTGAAACCGATAAAAATCAGTTAAAACAAGCTCTTGTTAATATTGTGAAAAATGCGATTGAAGCCACTCCACAGGATGGTAGAGTTAGCGTCAACCTGCATTTACGTGATAATCAAGTTTGCCTGACGATTAAAGATACCGGTAAAGGAATGACAAGTGAACAATTATCCCGCATCGGATCGTTATTTTATTCAACAAAAGAAAAAGGAACAGGCCTTGGAACAATGGTGTCCATTCGGATCATTGAAACAATGAATGGAAAAATAAACTATGCTAGTAAAATAGATGAAGGAACTGAAGTAACGATCCTTTTGCCCGTAGCAAAATTAGATAGCCAATTGGAAGAAGAGAAACAAGTAGGATAA
- a CDS encoding zinc-ribbon domain-containing protein codes for MFCHQCGAKVNQEANYCSNCGANLKEEDMSGENVEQEALLDRSSRAKQSKFRHYLPVILPIASLLVFATIISSYYFHEQNMNTKVIAMQSEAEEFALEGEYDKAKEILQAASDIRPNYHIVKNNIEVIKLMQDFQTSLQLLDEKILEKEYAEAEKLIIQLKESLPRIDGPLIKQLRSEIENKEATIKVSKIVEELEGLTTVSELARKLQVLSSVPSEDGAAVKEQVINRIVQLTVEEAELEIENKQFTRARSVIDRGLQYAVNDDRLLALRDRVQSEQEAFELAEQERLDKAIEAAEKEELQNKTAAVEVIHLEAELDDFGGLSVTGQIHNIATTGIYSVTITYNILDKEGVIIDTRQTTAYPYHIPQSQYGKFEDYYFGIFEEVKVEIENITWYLD; via the coding sequence ATGTTTTGTCACCAGTGTGGAGCGAAAGTTAACCAAGAGGCTAATTATTGCTCCAATTGTGGAGCCAATTTAAAAGAAGAAGATATGTCGGGGGAGAATGTGGAACAGGAAGCGTTGCTAGATAGAAGCTCTCGCGCGAAACAGAGTAAATTTAGACACTATTTACCTGTCATCCTTCCAATTGCTAGTTTACTAGTGTTTGCCACCATAATTAGTAGCTATTATTTTCACGAACAAAATATGAATACAAAAGTAATCGCTATGCAAAGTGAAGCAGAAGAATTTGCATTAGAAGGCGAGTATGATAAAGCAAAAGAAATTTTACAAGCAGCAAGCGATATTCGACCAAACTATCATATTGTGAAAAATAACATTGAAGTTATTAAATTGATGCAAGACTTTCAAACATCCTTACAACTTCTTGATGAAAAAATACTAGAAAAAGAGTATGCAGAAGCGGAAAAGTTGATCATCCAACTTAAAGAAAGTTTACCAAGAATAGATGGTCCACTAATAAAACAATTACGATCAGAAATTGAAAACAAGGAAGCTACGATTAAAGTAAGTAAAATTGTAGAAGAATTAGAAGGTTTAACGACGGTTTCCGAACTAGCTCGAAAGCTTCAAGTATTGTCCTCTGTACCATCAGAAGATGGGGCGGCAGTAAAAGAACAAGTGATAAATCGAATTGTGCAACTTACAGTGGAAGAAGCGGAACTGGAGATAGAAAATAAACAATTTACCCGTGCTCGTTCTGTTATCGACCGTGGGCTACAATATGCTGTAAATGACGACCGCCTATTAGCGTTAAGAGATAGAGTGCAATCAGAACAAGAAGCGTTTGAATTAGCTGAGCAGGAAAGACTAGATAAAGCGATTGAAGCAGCAGAAAAAGAGGAATTGCAAAATAAAACAGCTGCTGTAGAAGTCATTCATTTAGAAGCAGAACTAGATGACTTTGGGGGACTTTCCGTAACAGGCCAAATTCATAATATCGCAACAACGGGAATTTACTCTGTAACGATTACTTACAATATTTTAGATAAAGAAGGCGTTATAATCGACACACGCCAAACAACCGCTTATCCGTACCATATCCCGCAAAGTCAATATGGAAAATTCGAAGATTACTATTTCGGTATATTTGAAGAAGTGAAAGTAGAGATTGAAAATATTACGTGGTACTTAGATTGA
- a CDS encoding FAD-dependent oxidoreductase, protein MEAENYTDGLPKAPEPFWLRSTELSSYPKLEHDLHTDICIVGAGITGITAGYQLIQEGFKVTIIDAGKILNGTTGHTTAKVTAQHGVIYDELLNHFGKEKTKLYYEANNNALHYIKNLVDQKRIECDFSLQDACIYATGEQGEQKVQKELDAYRKLGIQSEHRSEVPFNISALSVAVMKEQAQFHPLKYLKRLVEEFTEKGGEIYEGTVAVDVEESPQLIVKTKTGNKIHCKTILACSHFPFYDGKGFFFTRMYAERSYIVAAKTEKEYPDGMYYSADQPTRSLRFTTDGDEKLVLIGGEGHKTGQGKSTLEHYKALKQFGEEVLGIKQIPYRWSAQDLYTLDKIPYVGPITQGNPRILIATGFRKWGMTNGTAAALMMQDFIMEKENPYLDLFSPSRFVADPSLKKFISTNFDVAGHLMEGKLDRPTKQVEELELDEGAVVSIHGERAGAYKDEHGVVHCVDTTCTHLGCEVEWNDGERTWDCPCHGSRFSIHGEVLEGPADKPLKQLNAD, encoded by the coding sequence ATGGAAGCAGAGAATTATACGGATGGTTTACCGAAAGCGCCTGAGCCTTTTTGGCTTCGATCTACGGAGTTATCTAGTTATCCTAAATTAGAACATGATTTACATACAGACATATGTATTGTTGGGGCTGGTATTACCGGTATTACAGCAGGGTATCAACTTATACAAGAAGGGTTTAAGGTTACCATCATTGATGCTGGAAAGATTTTAAATGGAACAACTGGCCATACAACGGCTAAGGTTACTGCCCAACACGGTGTGATTTATGACGAGTTACTAAATCATTTTGGAAAAGAAAAAACGAAGTTGTACTACGAAGCAAATAATAATGCCCTACATTATATAAAAAATTTAGTAGATCAAAAACGAATAGAATGTGATTTTTCCCTGCAAGATGCCTGTATATATGCAACAGGTGAACAAGGAGAACAAAAAGTTCAAAAGGAGTTGGATGCATATCGCAAATTAGGTATTCAAAGTGAACATAGATCGGAAGTTCCTTTTAACATTTCCGCCTTATCTGTTGCGGTGATGAAAGAGCAAGCTCAATTTCATCCATTAAAGTATTTAAAACGTCTAGTTGAGGAGTTTACTGAAAAGGGCGGAGAAATCTATGAAGGTACTGTTGCTGTTGATGTGGAAGAGTCACCTCAGCTAATAGTGAAAACAAAGACCGGCAACAAAATTCATTGCAAAACGATATTAGCTTGTTCCCACTTTCCTTTTTACGATGGCAAAGGTTTCTTTTTCACAAGAATGTATGCTGAAAGGTCTTACATTGTCGCAGCTAAAACGGAGAAAGAGTATCCGGATGGAATGTACTATAGTGCCGACCAGCCAACAAGATCGTTACGTTTCACTACAGATGGTGACGAAAAATTAGTGTTGATTGGTGGAGAAGGTCATAAAACGGGACAAGGAAAAAGTACACTGGAGCATTACAAAGCATTAAAACAATTCGGAGAAGAAGTGTTAGGCATAAAGCAAATTCCGTATCGATGGTCTGCTCAAGACTTATATACATTAGACAAAATACCTTATGTAGGACCAATCACACAAGGAAATCCGCGTATTCTTATTGCAACAGGCTTTAGAAAATGGGGCATGACAAATGGGACAGCTGCTGCTTTAATGATGCAAGACTTTATTATGGAAAAAGAAAATCCTTATTTAGATTTATTTTCTCCTTCTAGATTTGTAGCAGACCCTAGTTTGAAGAAATTCATTTCTACTAACTTTGATGTTGCGGGGCATTTGATGGAGGGAAAATTAGACAGACCTACAAAGCAGGTAGAAGAACTAGAACTGGATGAAGGTGCAGTAGTTTCTATTCACGGAGAGCGTGCGGGAGCGTATAAAGATGAGCATGGAGTCGTGCACTGCGTAGATACGACATGTACGCATTTAGGTTGTGAAGTCGAATGGAATGACGGAGAGAGAACGTGGGATTGCCCATGTCATGGCTCGCGTTTTTCGATACATGGTGAGGTGTTAGAAGGTCCTGCTGACAAGCCGTTGAAGCAATTAAATGCTGACTAA
- a CDS encoding DEAD/DEAH box helicase: protein MTTPIISSLQPFLQQVWEKSEFETATPVQELAIPKILTGDDLLIESPTGTGKTLAYLIPIIEKINKEKQHPQAIILAPSKELAMQILGELQKWTKGSDIVTTSIIGGVNIKRQLEKLKDRPQIIVGTPGRLIELVQMKKIKMHEVKTVVLDEGDQLLTSEHLPSIKNIVKATLADRQVLLISATVNDAAISIAKELMKEPELVKVETDAKSKAKVEHFYVVSEQRDKVNILANVVRESKIKALAFVRDIGNLSVVAEKLAFKQLDVGVLHSDSSKKDRETALKEFRNAEYPILLATDIAARGLDIKELTHVIQYDIPQDASSYTHRSGRTGRQGATGTVISIVTPREERTLKQIAKEIGITLQKREVFGGNLVEEKPQRPQRTFKPKKKNAPTRNKKHTK, encoded by the coding sequence ATGACAACACCTATCATTTCATCTTTACAACCATTTTTACAACAAGTTTGGGAAAAGTCAGAGTTTGAAACTGCAACACCTGTTCAAGAACTAGCCATTCCAAAAATTTTAACCGGAGATGACTTACTTATCGAATCTCCAACAGGTACGGGTAAAACATTAGCTTATTTAATTCCAATCATCGAAAAAATAAATAAAGAAAAACAGCATCCTCAAGCAATTATCCTAGCACCATCAAAAGAGTTAGCAATGCAGATTCTTGGTGAACTTCAAAAGTGGACGAAAGGTAGCGATATTGTTACAACTTCCATTATTGGAGGCGTGAACATTAAACGCCAATTGGAAAAGTTAAAAGATCGCCCACAAATCATTGTCGGAACGCCAGGTCGTCTAATCGAACTAGTACAGATGAAGAAGATAAAAATGCATGAAGTAAAAACAGTCGTCTTAGATGAAGGTGATCAATTATTAACTTCGGAACATTTACCATCGATTAAAAATATAGTAAAAGCAACGTTAGCAGATAGACAGGTTTTACTTATTTCTGCAACAGTTAATGACGCGGCTATTTCTATTGCAAAAGAACTAATGAAAGAACCAGAGTTAGTAAAAGTAGAAACCGATGCAAAAAGCAAAGCGAAAGTAGAACATTTTTATGTTGTAAGTGAGCAACGTGACAAGGTAAACATTTTGGCAAACGTTGTACGTGAATCTAAAATAAAAGCGTTAGCCTTTGTGCGAGACATCGGGAATTTATCTGTTGTGGCAGAAAAACTAGCGTTCAAACAGTTAGACGTAGGGGTACTACACAGTGATTCTAGCAAAAAAGATCGTGAAACAGCATTAAAAGAGTTCCGAAATGCTGAATATCCGATTCTTTTAGCAACAGATATTGCTGCGCGTGGATTAGATATTAAAGAATTAACACACGTTATTCAATACGACATTCCGCAAGATGCGTCGAGTTATACACACCGATCAGGACGAACAGGCCGACAAGGAGCAACTGGTACGGTTATTTCTATCGTAACACCAAGAGAAGAACGTACATTAAAGCAAATTGCGAAAGAAATCGGTATCACTTTGCAAAAACGTGAAGTGTTCGGAGGTAACCTAGTAGAAGAAAAACCACAAAGACCTCAAAGAACATTTAAACCGAAAAAAAAGAACGCACCAACTCGCAACAAAAAACATACTAAATAA